A region from the Engraulis encrasicolus isolate BLACKSEA-1 chromosome 18, IST_EnEncr_1.0, whole genome shotgun sequence genome encodes:
- the fkbp3 gene encoding peptidyl-prolyl cis-trans isomerase FKBP3 has protein sequence MAAEPTREWDDEQLKSDDLPKKDLIKFIQDNAAHSFLSEHKLMGNIKNVAKTAKKEQLIEAYNQLFESKRFKGTEVEEVTQSVKAVKIEDKPKTEEVVVDEGPPKFFKSVLKKGDKTNFPKKGDTVGCWYTGTLEDGTVFDTNVPTTARKKKQTKPLTFKVGLGRVIRGWDEGILTMSKGETAKLEIEPEWAYGRKGVPDNKIPPNAKLIFEVELVSID, from the exons ATGGCTGCGGAACCGACTCGGGAATGGGATGACGAACAGCTGAAAAGTGATGATCTCCCAAAGAAAGACCTCATAAAGTTCATTCAGGACAATGCTGCACACTCG TTTCTCTCGGAACACAAATTGATGGGAAACATCAAAAATGTTGCTAAAACGGCCAAAAAGGAACAGTTGATTGAAGCCTACAATCAACTTTTCGAAAGCAAG cggttTAAAGGaacagaggtggaggaggtgaccCAGAGTGTAAAGGCAGTGAAGATTGAAGACAAGCCAAAGACAGAGGAGGTGGTAGTGGATGAG GGTCCCCCTAAGTTCTTCAAGTCCGTGCTGAAGAAAGGAGACAAGACCAACTTCCCCAAGAAGGGGGATACTGTGGGCTGCTGGTACACCGGAACACTGGAGGATGGAACTGTCTTCGACACCAACGTCCCCACCA CCGCCAGGAAGAAGAAGCAGACCAAACCACTGACCTTCAAAGTGGGCCTGGGCAGGGTCATCAGAggg TGGGATGAGGGCATATTGACGATGAGTAAAGGGGAGACGGCCAAACTGGAGATCGAACCAGAGTGGGCGTACGGCAGGAAGGGGGTGCCCGACAACAA AATCCCCCCGAACGCTAAGCTCATATTTGAGGTGGAGCTGGTGTCCATCGACTAA